A window of Streptomyces sp. SAI-127 contains these coding sequences:
- a CDS encoding alpha/beta hydrolase yields the protein MRRTRSSGKSGFPGGRRFATALVVSALAGTGLAACGGDAEDTPQAKAAKQTAEAEQAADKPEITWGTCPEPAEGTSRNPRLTCGTLKVPLYYRDPGGKKIEVAVSRLATAKPGKKRGVLLLNPGGPAVGGLDMPATMASTLPKSVLDSYDLIGFDPRGVEHSTPQSCGLKDPSVFGLFPYPAADGSITKNVAFAKTNAEKCADTVGDTLQYFTTANTARDMDRIRQALGERKISYWGQSYGTYLGTVYRALFQDRTDRMILEGNIDATNAWADEVADRWGKGMADRFPDAAAVAAAQDGTLGLGDSVKQVTQSYLALADRLDRKPVPVPGMRLSLDGPLLRNITYGMLLHNDTLPPLVGFWKAAADLADGSATDADNEVLQQILADSPLPPGVPADNQATMFLALVCGDAEWPHDTDGYATRSAADRKAWPLTAGMPGNIWACAYWKKPAEQPVTVTGEGPRNTLILQNRRDNATPWEGGIGLHKALGDSSAFVGVDNGGHYVYNEGSACADKATVDFLTTGHLPGKNVYCTDVQRK from the coding sequence ATGAGAAGGACGCGCAGTTCCGGGAAGTCCGGGTTCCCCGGCGGCCGTCGGTTCGCCACGGCCCTGGTGGTTTCGGCGCTGGCCGGAACCGGGCTGGCCGCATGCGGCGGGGACGCCGAGGACACGCCGCAGGCCAAGGCCGCCAAGCAGACCGCGGAGGCCGAGCAGGCCGCGGACAAGCCCGAGATCACCTGGGGCACGTGCCCTGAGCCGGCCGAGGGAACGAGCCGAAATCCTCGTCTGACCTGCGGGACGTTGAAGGTCCCGCTGTACTACCGAGATCCGGGCGGCAAGAAGATCGAGGTGGCGGTCTCGCGGCTGGCCACCGCCAAACCCGGGAAGAAGCGTGGCGTCCTGCTGCTGAACCCCGGCGGACCGGCCGTGGGTGGTCTCGACATGCCCGCAACCATGGCGTCCACGCTGCCGAAGTCCGTGCTGGACAGCTACGACCTGATCGGCTTCGACCCTCGCGGCGTCGAGCACAGCACTCCGCAGAGCTGCGGTCTGAAGGACCCCAGTGTGTTCGGGCTCTTCCCCTATCCCGCCGCGGACGGCTCGATCACCAAGAACGTGGCCTTCGCCAAGACCAACGCCGAGAAGTGCGCAGACACGGTGGGCGACACCCTGCAGTACTTCACCACCGCCAATACCGCCCGCGACATGGACCGCATCCGCCAGGCGCTCGGTGAGCGGAAGATCTCCTACTGGGGCCAGTCCTACGGCACCTACCTCGGCACCGTCTACAGGGCCCTGTTCCAGGACCGGACCGACCGGATGATCCTGGAAGGCAACATCGACGCCACCAATGCGTGGGCCGACGAAGTGGCGGACCGCTGGGGCAAGGGCATGGCCGACCGGTTCCCCGACGCGGCCGCCGTCGCCGCGGCCCAGGACGGCACCCTCGGGCTGGGCGACAGCGTCAAGCAGGTGACCCAGAGCTACCTCGCCCTCGCCGACCGGCTCGACCGCAAGCCCGTCCCCGTGCCCGGTATGCGGCTGTCGTTGGACGGACCGCTGCTGCGGAACATCACCTACGGCATGCTTCTGCACAACGACACGCTTCCACCGCTGGTCGGTTTCTGGAAAGCCGCCGCCGACCTGGCCGACGGCAGCGCCACCGACGCCGACAACGAGGTTCTCCAGCAGATCCTCGCCGACAGCCCGCTGCCTCCGGGTGTCCCCGCGGACAACCAGGCCACCATGTTCCTGGCTCTCGTCTGCGGCGACGCCGAATGGCCCCACGACACCGACGGCTACGCCACCCGCAGCGCCGCCGACCGCAAGGCGTGGCCCCTCACCGCGGGAATGCCGGGCAACATCTGGGCGTGCGCCTACTGGAAGAAGCCGGCCGAGCAGCCCGTCACCGTGACCGGCGAAGGCCCCCGCAACACCCTGATCCTCCAGAACCGCCGGGACAACGCCACTCCGTGGGAGGGCGGCATAGGGCTGCACAAGGCCCTCGGCGACAGTTCTGCCTTCGTCGGCGTGGACAACGGCGGACACTACGTCTACAACGAAGGCTCCGCCTGCGCCGACAAGGCGACCGTCGACTTCCTGACCACCGGCCACCTGCCGGGCAAGAACGTCTACTGCACCGACGTCCAGCGGAAGTAG
- a CDS encoding response regulator transcription factor yields the protein MSVPPAVIRVLVCEDQALVRTGFVTILSAQPDMEVVGEAVDGRAAIRSAEELKPDVVVMDIRMPLLDGIEATRHLAGPDSLSPAKILVVTTFNVDEYVYEALRAGASGFMLKDAAPPELINAVRTVARGESLLAPAVTRALIGRFAERLRPSAASASPERDRLKVLAPREHEVLLLISEGLSNAEIATELVISPETVKTYVSRILTKLNLRDRVQAVVLAYRAGLAGRGD from the coding sequence GTGAGTGTTCCGCCCGCCGTGATCAGGGTGCTGGTCTGCGAGGACCAGGCCCTCGTACGCACCGGCTTCGTCACGATCCTCTCCGCCCAGCCCGACATGGAGGTCGTGGGGGAGGCCGTGGACGGCCGAGCGGCGATCCGGAGCGCGGAGGAGCTGAAGCCAGACGTCGTCGTCATGGACATTCGCATGCCCCTGCTCGACGGAATCGAGGCCACCCGCCACCTGGCGGGCCCCGATTCCCTCAGCCCCGCGAAGATCCTGGTCGTCACCACCTTCAACGTCGACGAGTACGTGTACGAGGCACTCCGCGCCGGTGCCAGCGGCTTCATGCTGAAGGACGCCGCACCGCCCGAACTGATCAACGCGGTACGCACCGTTGCCCGTGGTGAGTCCCTCCTGGCCCCCGCCGTCACCCGCGCACTGATCGGCCGCTTCGCCGAACGCCTACGCCCCTCCGCCGCCTCCGCGTCCCCCGAACGGGACCGCCTCAAGGTCCTCGCCCCCCGCGAGCACGAGGTCCTCCTCCTCATCAGTGAGGGCCTGTCCAACGCCGAGATAGCCACCGAGTTGGTCATCAGCCCTGAGACCGTGAAGACCTACGTCTCCCGCATCCTCACCAAACTGAACCTCCGCGACCGCGTCCAGGCGGTGGTCCTGGCGTATCGGGCGGGGTTGGCGGGGCGCGGGGACTGA